One genomic window of Sardina pilchardus chromosome 15, fSarPil1.1, whole genome shotgun sequence includes the following:
- the amh gene encoding muellerian-inhibiting factor isoform X1: MWLSLLLLLPLGLAPISTTPLEESEDGTLKPPRQEVGQKPRSEHPVPDQSSAMPAALGEHVGLLGAGMLRTDADDARGQGGRRGSQVDVLKSSLSQDDAQKGQDLFTQPPVINRRPVPSLHSGESGKAPCFAAIAGGLGNGLKEALSALQDGWSRESELGRDTLTRFGICTGSDGSAEAGLSSLATLLADRDGDSVGPWATHLDKELWVPGEEAGSVSLTFEVPPAFEVRTHLSTVAPTMLLFFVASKRTEILEVTFSSDMLFPNKQTACLSVETQFIVLTRRVPETVSPRLQTIRITVELKQPNSGPNLSLSEVQNVLMRRGKEEDALKRPLLVFLPNKSPHEDKPGGITSIDHRAPSPVPPPSRTYQFLCELQRFLSDVLPKKQALSSPDGRAVTLPLALLSSMPPLTLGESSSESLLLGLLNSSTPTLFSFPQWSSGLLGHRVGLSLQAPLLSMLREGLDDAWAQFRRDELGAGHLTDRLQRLSDLSALPAEGVDQSGDGESGEVQYCALLLLKALQTVLRAWEAERSQRSTRGGGEENPGKYNPCRLQSLTISLEAFLLEPSVATINNCQGECGFPLPKGNNHAILINSMVQKGGWTGRTPCCVPIEYGDLLVIELDKDGTTVSAKTNMVAKECGCR; encoded by the exons ATGTGGCTGTCCTTGCTCCTGCTTCTGCCATTGGGTCTTGCCCCCATTAGCACCACTCCCCTGGAAGAAAGCGAAGACGGCACCTTAAAGCCTCCCAGACAGGAAGTGGGTCAGAAGCCCAGGTCGGAGCACCCCGTGCCAGATCAGTCGTCTGCTATGCCTGCTGCTCTCGGCGAGCATGTGGGGCTTTTGGGAGCTGGGATGTTGAGAACAGATGCTGATGATGCCCGTGGtcagggaggaaggagag GAAGTCAGGTGGATGTCCTGAAATCAAGCCTCAGCCAAGATGATGCTCAAAAGGGACAGGACTTGTTCACGCAGCCTCCAGTGATCAACAGAAGGCCCGTCCCCTCCCTGCACAGTGGGGAATCTGGGAAAGCTCCATGTTTTGCTGCCATTGCTGGAGGTTTAGGTAACGGACTGAAAGAAGCCCTGTCTGCCCTGCAAGATGGCTGGAGCAGGGAGAGTGAGTTGGGTAGAGACACCTTGACTCGGTTTGGGATTTGCACTGGCAGTGATGGCTCAGCTGAAGCAGGGCTCTCGTCTCTGGCCACACTGCTTGCAGACAGAGATGGTGACAGTGTGGGCCCTTGGGCAACACATCTGGATAAAG AACTCTGGGTTCCtggagaggaagcaggaagcgtTTCTTTGACCTTTGAAGTTCCTCCGGCCTTTGAAGTGAGGACACACCTCAGCACAGTGGCTCCCACGATGCTGTTGTTCTTTGTTGCCTCCAAAAGAACAGAGATCCTTGAAGTTACTTTCAGCAGCGATATGCTCTTTCCCAACAAACAG ACTGCATGCCTTTCGGTGGAAACTCAGTTCATCGTGCTGACCAGAAGAGTGCCTGAAACAGTGAGTCCTAGACTGCAGACCATACGAATCACTGTTGAGTTGAAGCAGCCAAACAGCG GGCCAAATCTGTCTTTGTCTGAAGTCCAAAACGTGCTAATGAGACGTGGTAAAGAAGAAGATGCCCTGAAGAGACCTCTGCTGGTCTTTCTTCCAAACAAGTCACCGCATGAAGATAAGCCTGGGGGCATAACCTCCATTGATCACAG AGCCCCATCTCCAGTGCCGCCACCTTCCAGAACATACCAGTTCTTGTGTGAGCTCCAGAGGTTCCTCAGTGACGTTCTCCCCAAGAAGCAGGCGTTGTCCTCACCTGACGGACGTGCCGTGACTCTCCCGCTGGCCTTGCTGAGCTCTATGCCACCCCTGACCCTGGGCGAGTCCTCCAGTGAGAGCCTCCTGCTGGGGTTACTGAACTCCTCAACGCCTACCCTCTTCTCCTTCCCCCAGTGGAGCTCCGGTCTGCTCGGCCACCGCGTGGGGCTCTCTCTCCAGGCACCGCTGCTGTCCATGCTTCGGGAGGGGCTGGATGACGCGTGGGCCCAGTTTCGGCGCGATGAGCTGGGAGCTGGGCATTTGACTGACAGACTACAGAGGCTAAGTGATCTTAGCGCCTTGCCAGCTGAAGGGGTGGATCAATCAG GTGATGGGGAGTCCGGTGAGGTCCAGTACTGTGCCCTGCTGTTGCTCAAGGCCTTGCAGACTGTCCTGCGGGCCTGGGAGGCTGAGCGATCACAGAGGTCAACTCGCGGAGGGGGTGAGGAGAATCCAGGGAAGTACAACCCCTGTCGCCTGCAGAGCTTGACCATCTCCCTCGAGGCCTTCCTTCTGGAGCCTTCTGTGGCCACCATCAACAACTGTCAGGGCGAGTGTGGCTTCCCTTTGCCCAAGGGCAACAATCATGCCATCCTGATTAACAGCATGGTGCAAAAGGGGGGTTGGACTGGCCGCACCCCCTGCTGCGTGCCCATAGAGTATGGCGACCTGCTGGTCATAGAGCTGGACAAGGATGGCACCACCGTCTCTGCCAAGACAAATATGGTGGCCAAGGAATGTGGCTGCCGCTGA
- the amh gene encoding muellerian-inhibiting factor isoform X2 — protein MPAALGEHVGLLGAGMLRTDADDARGQGGRRGSQVDVLKSSLSQDDAQKGQDLFTQPPVINRRPVPSLHSGESGKAPCFAAIAGGLGNGLKEALSALQDGWSRESELGRDTLTRFGICTGSDGSAEAGLSSLATLLADRDGDSVGPWATHLDKELWVPGEEAGSVSLTFEVPPAFEVRTHLSTVAPTMLLFFVASKRTEILEVTFSSDMLFPNKQTACLSVETQFIVLTRRVPETVSPRLQTIRITVELKQPNSGPNLSLSEVQNVLMRRGKEEDALKRPLLVFLPNKSPHEDKPGGITSIDHRAPSPVPPPSRTYQFLCELQRFLSDVLPKKQALSSPDGRAVTLPLALLSSMPPLTLGESSSESLLLGLLNSSTPTLFSFPQWSSGLLGHRVGLSLQAPLLSMLREGLDDAWAQFRRDELGAGHLTDRLQRLSDLSALPAEGVDQSGDGESGEVQYCALLLLKALQTVLRAWEAERSQRSTRGGGEENPGKYNPCRLQSLTISLEAFLLEPSVATINNCQGECGFPLPKGNNHAILINSMVQKGGWTGRTPCCVPIEYGDLLVIELDKDGTTVSAKTNMVAKECGCR, from the exons ATGCCTGCTGCTCTCGGCGAGCATGTGGGGCTTTTGGGAGCTGGGATGTTGAGAACAGATGCTGATGATGCCCGTGGtcagggaggaaggagag GAAGTCAGGTGGATGTCCTGAAATCAAGCCTCAGCCAAGATGATGCTCAAAAGGGACAGGACTTGTTCACGCAGCCTCCAGTGATCAACAGAAGGCCCGTCCCCTCCCTGCACAGTGGGGAATCTGGGAAAGCTCCATGTTTTGCTGCCATTGCTGGAGGTTTAGGTAACGGACTGAAAGAAGCCCTGTCTGCCCTGCAAGATGGCTGGAGCAGGGAGAGTGAGTTGGGTAGAGACACCTTGACTCGGTTTGGGATTTGCACTGGCAGTGATGGCTCAGCTGAAGCAGGGCTCTCGTCTCTGGCCACACTGCTTGCAGACAGAGATGGTGACAGTGTGGGCCCTTGGGCAACACATCTGGATAAAG AACTCTGGGTTCCtggagaggaagcaggaagcgtTTCTTTGACCTTTGAAGTTCCTCCGGCCTTTGAAGTGAGGACACACCTCAGCACAGTGGCTCCCACGATGCTGTTGTTCTTTGTTGCCTCCAAAAGAACAGAGATCCTTGAAGTTACTTTCAGCAGCGATATGCTCTTTCCCAACAAACAG ACTGCATGCCTTTCGGTGGAAACTCAGTTCATCGTGCTGACCAGAAGAGTGCCTGAAACAGTGAGTCCTAGACTGCAGACCATACGAATCACTGTTGAGTTGAAGCAGCCAAACAGCG GGCCAAATCTGTCTTTGTCTGAAGTCCAAAACGTGCTAATGAGACGTGGTAAAGAAGAAGATGCCCTGAAGAGACCTCTGCTGGTCTTTCTTCCAAACAAGTCACCGCATGAAGATAAGCCTGGGGGCATAACCTCCATTGATCACAG AGCCCCATCTCCAGTGCCGCCACCTTCCAGAACATACCAGTTCTTGTGTGAGCTCCAGAGGTTCCTCAGTGACGTTCTCCCCAAGAAGCAGGCGTTGTCCTCACCTGACGGACGTGCCGTGACTCTCCCGCTGGCCTTGCTGAGCTCTATGCCACCCCTGACCCTGGGCGAGTCCTCCAGTGAGAGCCTCCTGCTGGGGTTACTGAACTCCTCAACGCCTACCCTCTTCTCCTTCCCCCAGTGGAGCTCCGGTCTGCTCGGCCACCGCGTGGGGCTCTCTCTCCAGGCACCGCTGCTGTCCATGCTTCGGGAGGGGCTGGATGACGCGTGGGCCCAGTTTCGGCGCGATGAGCTGGGAGCTGGGCATTTGACTGACAGACTACAGAGGCTAAGTGATCTTAGCGCCTTGCCAGCTGAAGGGGTGGATCAATCAG GTGATGGGGAGTCCGGTGAGGTCCAGTACTGTGCCCTGCTGTTGCTCAAGGCCTTGCAGACTGTCCTGCGGGCCTGGGAGGCTGAGCGATCACAGAGGTCAACTCGCGGAGGGGGTGAGGAGAATCCAGGGAAGTACAACCCCTGTCGCCTGCAGAGCTTGACCATCTCCCTCGAGGCCTTCCTTCTGGAGCCTTCTGTGGCCACCATCAACAACTGTCAGGGCGAGTGTGGCTTCCCTTTGCCCAAGGGCAACAATCATGCCATCCTGATTAACAGCATGGTGCAAAAGGGGGGTTGGACTGGCCGCACCCCCTGCTGCGTGCCCATAGAGTATGGCGACCTGCTGGTCATAGAGCTGGACAAGGATGGCACCACCGTCTCTGCCAAGACAAATATGGTGGCCAAGGAATGTGGCTGCCGCTGA